The Suricata suricatta isolate VVHF042 chromosome 3, meerkat_22Aug2017_6uvM2_HiC, whole genome shotgun sequence genome contains the following window.
CCGCTTGgggggccgggtggggggggTTCCTGCTGTGTTTATGCTCCGACACCACGGGCCTCGGTCACCAGGGAGGCATCAGGGCTTCCACCAGAGACTTCACAGGCACCAAGGAGGCAGCGCCCCCACCTCCCGGGCCTGGCACGTGACCTTCCCCATGACCACTGCATCCCCGGCTCAGCAAAGTCCCTTCATTCAGCTCTGGGGTCTGGGGGACCCAGAGAGCCTTAGCCCAGCTGGTCAGTCAGCCGGAGCCCCTGGGAACCTCCACAGCCTTGTGCAAGCGGTGGTGGCCTGTCCGTCCGATGGGCGAGGAAACGCGCATAGGAGCGGGGTCCCCGTGCCGGGCAGACAGCAGCCCGGGCAGCCCCAGCCCCAAGGAAGGTGTGATCCCAGCTGGCCCTGGGCATGCGTGCCGTGACAGTTAGCCTAGACTTCTCCAGCTCAGCGGGcgctcctctcccctctcctcccctcccctccccgcctctccctctcctctccccacttcttccttccttcctccctccctccctccctccctctctccctccttcttgagCGCTAACTCTGGACCAGGACCAGTCTGGCTGTTCCCCCTGATGTAGTATCAGCAAGAGTGAGAAGCCCTaacaggtgggggagagggtggacCAGAGAGTCCTGGGTGCTGGGAGCCGAGCGCCTAGAAGAGGGGAGCACCCCAGGGGGCTTCCAGGACAAAGTCAGGGCAGAGTAGGGGGCATGGGTGTTCTCGAGGATGGGGAAGTGTGCCCGTCCCAGGGCCACGGGGGGACCGCAGGGGCCGGGGAACAAAGGTGGGGGTCTGCACAGCCGGAGGCCTGCGTCAGGGGGGCAGGTGCAGACCCCCTAAGGGAGCCAGCATtctcaggccctgccctgccgTGGCATCTGCCCTCCACGGCCTGGTGGCATCTGCATAGCCTGGGCCTCAGGAGTCACGGTGTGTGTCAGCCCGGCCCAGCACGGGGAGCCCTTCCTCTGCCCAGAGCTGGTCAGACACAACACACCCCACCGTGTGCCTTCCTGCCTGCTAAGAACAAGGGCCCCACCCTCCTCGGGGCCAGGCACCTTCTGCCCTCGGCAGCTCCTTCCCTCGGTGACTACACCCCTTCCTCTGGGTCCCCTCTCTCCTGGTTGAGGGGCTGCACCAACCCCCTCCCTGTGCACCTtccaggcacacacacacccttcattCCAGTCTGACAAGTGCCTCTGTGCCTTGGCAcgggctgttccctctgcctggaatgcttgtCCCTTTCTTTGTTCAGCCCTGCTTGTTCTTCTCTTGGGCTGTGCCCAAGCCTCCTGCCCAGGGAGCCACCTCAGCTGTGTGGAATCCCTCGGACGCCCTTCCCTCGTGCCACATGCCACCTTGGTCACGCTGTCTGTGTACGGCCCGCCCCACCCTGGGTAAGGACCCCACTTTGTGCGACACTGCGGGCACGGTGCAGCtcgtgggagggagggagaagcctgGGCCCGGGATTGGCCCAGGCGTCCGGCAGGTGGGTGGGCGGGCAGGTGCAGGCAGGAGACTAGGGAGGGACGTGCCATGTTCCCAAACAGGAAGGAATCCCGTGGTTAGCGTAACTGGAGGGGAGCTGTCGCAATCCAGAGAGGCGTTTCCTTAGGCCACAAGCCGATTGGGAGCCGCAGAGGCCGTGACGACACCAGCAGCCAGCCGGGCACCCGAcctctgtgcctggagccctgGAGATCATGGCCACCTGGCCGGGCGCGCCTCGACCTCAGCCCCGACACCAAGGCCGCGCACGGCACCCACCCTGAAAGCGAGCCCAGCAGCCAGAGCTCGGGGAGGGGCATGGAGTCCTCCCCCTCGCTCCTGGGTGGGCCTCCCCGGCCAGCTCCCCGGGGGCGCAGGGGGCGTGTGCCTCCACTCAGCCGTGGGCCCCCTCGGCTGCCCGCTACGCCGTGATACAGAGTCTGGTTTTTAAATTTCGCTTCTGGTTTTCCACAGTTGATGACTGCTTTTGCCTCCGGGTCTGCCACCTGCAGTCTGTCCCGGTGCTCAGACCGGTGACCTCATCTGTGGGGGACCCAGGCCGCCCGCCCCTCTGCCAGCCGCCTCGCCCCTACCGGCTTCTCCAGGATGCTCTTTTCAAATCTGCAGCTTGAGCCAGGCTTCCAGGACACCCCAGGCTGGGGAAGGCCACCGGAGGCCCGGGGGCGCACTTCCTACAGACAGCCGGCCGGGTCCCAGAGGGGGAGGGACTGGCCTGGAACCCGCTCCCTCAGCCTGAGTGCGAGACCCTCCCCAGCAGGGGCTGCCTGGGGTGACATGCAGCTCACAGCTGAGCGGCGCCCAGCCCGGGTGTCCAGGCCATGACCGAGGGACAGGAGTGGGTCTCTGCCCGGCGAGTGTCATGCAGAGTCCGACCCAAGGAGGGGCCCCTGAGAAGACACTGTGTCCCTGGGCAATTGCTTAGTTGTGTGGCGAGAGGCGCTACGGGCCAGTGTTCTTGACCTGTCGCTGACAGTGCCCCCTGCCGCCCTGCTGAGCTGCCTCCCTGGGGCGCAGGGCGCACTGGGGTGCGGGACACGAGGGTCCGTCCCAGTGTGACATAGGAGCACCTGCAGTGCAGGCCCGGGAGCCCAGCCCCAGTGGCAGCGCTGCGCAGGGCACATGTCACGGGGACAGCTCATGGCCCCAGGCCTGTGCCCAGAAGGCTGGGTGATCGGCAGCCGCCGCTCCTCTCCTGGGCAGCTCTGTCCGCCAGGCACTGAGGGGACAGCGGGAGGCTGGTCCCAGGCCATGCGATGTGACCAACGGCCCATCAGCCACGATGCGCATGTGCTCGGAGACCGATGGCTCCCAGATCAGTGACCACGTGACCCGGGCTCCCGAGAGGCCTGCCTGCTGCCTCTCAGGGCCTCACGGGGGCTCTGCTGTCTCCCACCTGGGGGTCCTGGGGTGCTGTTTCACTCATAACGTAACAGTTGTGGCAGAGCAGGGGATGCTGGCTGGCGTCTCGGCCACCCCGGAGCCCCCATCTGCCTGTGGAGTGGAGGTCTGGCCAGGCTGTCCCAcgacccccttccctgccccaggcGCCCGCGGCCTGTGCCCAGCCGGGCAGCAGCACTGCCAGCTCGCCTGGATTTACCAACAAGTAACAAGAGACATTCTCTTAATCCAGCGGCTGTTTGCAGGCCCCCCATAGAAACCTCCGCAGCCCAGTCCCCACAGGCCCCCACCAGCCCTCTCTGACCACTCTCTGGAGGCCGCACAGTAACAGCCTGGAGGTGAAGGCACCCCCTTCGGGGGTCTTCACGCTTGGGGTCCCTGGGGCTCGAGACTCCTGCGAGACAGGGGCCTGGCTCCTCACACCCTCACCCCAGAGGGTCGGTCTGGCTGGTCCTCATGGAGGTGGTGGGCTTAGGCCCCTAGGAGGGGGGTCGCCGGCCCGGGGCCCACAGCTGGACAGGCTGGACCGGGCTTCTCTTGCGGATGGTCCTCTGGCCCAGCCCGCTGCCGCCTCACCGCTGCCCACCTGTCTGAGCGCCGGCTCTCCGGGTCCCCCCCTCCTGGAGAGCCCTCCCTGCGCCTCTGGGGCCGTGCACGGGCTCAGATGCTCTGCCCCCCTCGGACCCCAGGCCCTCCCTGGCTCCCCGCAAAACACCACCCGCTCCCCGTGCCACCCCTCGCCAGCCTGAGGGTGCTCTGTGAGGCACCCCTTCCAGGGTGAGGAGGGGGGCACACAGGGGTGCCTCCCCGGGCGTATAGGCACTGCCTCTAAGTTCTGGAAGGGCTCAGGAGTTAGAATTTCAAGGGTTCGTTTGGGGTGACTCCTAACACTCTGTTCCCCAGGCCGCACAGAgctggggtgaggctgggggagcaggggcagcACGCAGCTGTGCCCTCCCGGAACGCACTGCTGGTTCTCAGAGAGAGAAGCCTCCTGGACCCAACCTCGTCCtcgggagccccccccccccagggctgtGAGCGGGCTCGGGTGCGGTtcacagaggaggggctgggtgggTGTCTAGAGTCACCTGCAGTGAGCTGCCTGAGCAGTGTCCCCATCCATCGATCAGGGAAGGCACCGAGGGCACAATGACCAGGGCTGCCAGCCACACTGGTGCCGATTCCTGCAGCGTCTGGGCCCCGATCACACTCCTCTGGCCCCGAGACTCAGACGTTTAGGGATTTAAGACTCCCACGAGCCTGAGCGCCATGCTTGCACAGGACGAGGCAGCTGTCTCCTCTCCGAGATGAGCAGGCCCGGGCCCGAAGCGGAGGACCCTGCTGGGGCTGGCCTGCCGCAGTGCGCCTGCGCCAAAgccgccctccccccccaactCTGCCCTGGGGCCCGGGAAACAGACCCCAGGGGTCCTCCCCAAATGTATGTGCGAGTCCTGGTGGAGGCGACCTGTAACAGGGTCACTGCAGACGGGATCCAGTCTAGACGAGGTCACACGGGAGTAGAGGGACCGCAGTCCGGTGGCAGCTGTCCTCACAGGGGGCGGAGGGAGTTTGGGCACAGACACAGGAGACGCCATGGGACAAcggaggcagagatggggtgaCGGggccacaccccacccccaccccgacagAGAGACGCTGGGAGACGCGTGTGGGCAGCGCGGGCCCGGACCGCCTCCAGAGCAGACACACACCGTGTCCTGCCTGAGCCTCCCCATTTTTGGTCACCTGCTACCGCAGCCCCAGGGCTCCCACACATCGCATCCAGGAAAGGGTGAGCAAGcaggccccctgccctcctcGGAGACGCCGCCCGCCAGGGGCCCGCGGCCGGAACTCCGGGGAGAGTGCCCAGCACCCTCACAGATAAGAGGACCTCGCtaccccgcaccccccaccccttcccgaCATCGGGGCAGCGTGGTTCATGCTGAGAACCCGCTTCCTCCCGGGCCTCCGGAATCGACACCAGGCCGAGGGGGCCCCGCGCCCAGCCCCGGATAAAACCCCTGGGCGCTGCGTCTCTCACGGGCACCTGGTGGCGGCCTGAGTCCACGGGGAGGGGTCCTGGGAGCTCAGGCCTGGCCCCCCGACTTCCCCTGTGCATGTCCTACCATCTCCGTGCTGTGAATCCCAGCCGGGAGTGTGCGGAgtctggaggggggaggggtggctagAGAATCACCGAGTgggtggtcttggggaccccAACGAGTATGCGCAATtgactgctttaaaattttttaaaatatttattcatttttaagagccagagagacagagcatgacaagggaggggcagagagagagggagcctcagaatctgaagcagctccaggctccgagctgtcagcacagagcctggtgcagggctcgaagttacagaccgtgagatcatggcctgagccgaagtcagacacttaaccccccgagccccccaagcgcccccaCAACTGACTCTTTAAAACTCAGGAAATCGAATGCTTTCCTTTCGCGCCCACCTCTCCGTGAGCAGACCCACACTTCTGTCTTCCACGCGACAAATGTCTGCGTCATTTCTTCCGGAAACATTCTGGGAGAGGTTCTCGAATTTCTTCATCAGTTCACAGTTCTGTTTATTTAGCACCATCCAGGTGCCTGCTCTGTGTCAGCCTATGGGAACCAACAATTAGGAGCAAGACGCTGGAGGGTGGTGGCCGCACTGCCCCCGGGCGCGGCCTGGGGAGGCCCCGGTGGCCGTGGCGCTGGGAGCTGTGGCCTCAGGGAAGCACCCACCAGCAGCAGGCTCATTCCCAGCGGGAGGGGGCAGGACGGGAGACTTCCTGGCAGTAGCAGCCTGGGACAAGAGCTGACAGGGAAAAAGGTTACCCGGGGCCGCGAAGGCGGGGCGAAGGCGGGGCGAAGGCGGGGCGAAGGCGGGGCGAAGGCGGGGCGCAGAGTGGGCCAGGCCCGTGGCACAATGTGGACAGGAAGGGTGTATCTTGGGAGCCCGACGGAATCGCGGACTTTACCCACAGTAGTCACAAATCACAGCAGCGAAAGGCAGAAGAGAGGTGGCCCTTCCTGGGCCACCTTCTGTAGCTGGAGGGCAGAGGGTCCCAGACGTGAGTACCAGAATGCCCAGACTTTCCGGTCCAGGAAGAATGGGGAgtaggggtgagggggtgggagtCTACATTTCAGCAGGGAGCCCGAGGAGGCCAGGCCTCTCGGTGGGTATGTCTGGGGTCAGAGGTCATCCCACTCCAGAAGCCTGCGCTGGGACCCCACCTAGCCCAGGGAGCCACAGGGAACCGAAGGAGCCCGTGAGAACACCTCGCTCCGGCCCCGTGGGAAACAGCGACACCCAGTGGTCAGACTGAGGCTCCACACGGAGCTTCGCCAAAGCCGCGTAGTGCAGGTgaggcagaggtgaggagggggtCGGCTGGGGGGCGAGCTCGGCAGAAGGTCTGGGTGGGGGCCCGTCGGTCCCAGGTGGTAGCTGGACGCCCACTTTCCTGCCCGAGGGAGGAATTGCGCGCCCCGCTGTGCTCCGGGTGTGAGCAAGGAGACAGTGACCTCCTGCGGCCAGAGCCTGGGGGACTCACCGTGGCAGTGACCGCTGATGCAGGCACGCTCAGCAAGGACGGGGTGGCAGAGCCTGCCCGGGACACGCACTCAGAGTTCAACAAGATCTCCAACGACGGAAATTCTCCAGCCTTGCTCCCGCCATCGGCCCCGGAGCCACCCACCCGGGCCCTCCTCTCTTTGGTCAGGTTGTCTGAGTTTTGGCTGAGCTTTCTGGAGAGTCTTAAAGCAAACCTTAGACAGTGTGTTACTTCCCCCAGACCCTCCAGGGCGCTTCTGCACACATGGCCGGCCGCGGCGTCTGATGCCTGCCCAGAGACAAATTTGCCCGATTTCTCCAGAAAATGTCTCTTCAAAGGTTGTCTGTCCAAGTTGGGGTTCAAACGAGGCCGCGCGGCATCATGTGAGCGGCCGCCCGTCTCTCCCGATGGGTCACAGCGCTTCTCAGGCGTCAGTGGACATTCGTCTACCGCCACGTCCTGGCTCAGGAGGTCGGGGTGGGCGAGGCTCTGCATGGATAAGAAGCCCCATGTCATGGAAAGCTCTGGTCTGTAGGCCCACTGCtgaccctccttccctccttccctccttccttcctcccttcttcccactcTCTTATTTCGTCCACACCGGGTCGGCCTGGGAGCACCCCGCCATCAGAGCGCAGGGTCTGCTCTGTGGGCCCCCCACCTGTGTCCCTCTGTCCGCCGGGGGCCCTGAAACCCAGGCTGCCTCTCCGGCTTTGTTCCATCCAGAATCCGGGCCAGACGCGGCAGGGTGCAGTGGATGAGAGGGTCAGGCCAGGCCTGCCTCCGtgctgcggggggaggggcggggcagaggacAACCTGTCATCCCTATTTCCACCCACAACGAACTCTCCCATGTTGTCAAACAGACGGttttgagggtgggaggggccctgggacAGGGGAATGGAAGGGCTGCTGATTCCATTTCAACCAGGGCACACGACCAATAAGGGGTCCCAGCGTCTTCGTGAGCCCCATGGGGGGAAGTGAGCCCCAAGTCCCTGGAGTGAAGGGCCACTCTCTCCTGGCCTTAGCTAGGGGCCCACTGCCCCGGCCACCCGGCCTCTTTTCCCTGAATCCCTCTCTCCTGCAACCTGGGCTCACTCGACTTCCTGTCCCAGGACCCTCCACAGGGCCCTCTCCATTTCACCCAGGTTCCTCCAGCGATTGCACCAGAGCCGGCCCACGGCCACTTTCCGGGGCGGCCCGAGTCCCTGGGGGAGCAATGCTCCGTGCAGTCGGCTCACCCCAGCTCCCGGTGAGGCCTCCGCAAACAGCACCGTCACTGTCGGGACTGGCCTCCCGGCTCGCCCGCACAGCCTCGGGAACAGCCAATGAGAAAGGAATTGACCCCCCTACTCCTTCCTCCAAGGTCAGCCTCCCTTCTGCCAAGATCTAAGAAAAGATTTAATTTCAGCCACTTTTGCTGCCAGTTTCGATTCTGCAGTGTCATCTGACCTTGGAGTGGGAATTACACCTCTGTCGGTGTGCTGTCTTGGCTGAAGCGGAACGAGGACCCTCCGAGGGAGCCTGGGTGCCAGGGAGAGGGGCGTCAGAGGACTTCCACAACAGCTCTGTCTGTGTGAGAGGGGCCCCGGGTGGCGGGCAAGCCCCTTATCACGGGGAAGAAGCACAGATTTGGGGGGAAACACAGGCAGGAAGATCCTGACAGCAAGACACTGACCGGCCTCCGAGTACAAAGCTGTTGGGGACGTGGCCACAGGAGCGCAGCAGGTGCTGGACGCGCGCGGAGCCGGCCCAGGACAGGACGGCCGGACCTGGGGGAGGAGCGGCTGCGGAGCCTGCCCAGCTTCGTGATGTGAAAGGTCAGGGAAGAGGGTCCACACCTCCGCGGGTGGAAGCCAAGCAGCTTTGCAAATGCAGCTGCCCGCCGCCCAGAGAAGTCCCCCAGGGGAGGCCAGACGCCCCTGCGGTGACCCGGACCCACGGGCTCCTGCGACACTCGGCCAGGCACTTGAAGCTCCCGGGGTTCTAGCTGCAGCCATGACGAGACCCACGACTGCAGGGCGTCACGATGTGGCAGCTTCCTGTGGGTCATGGCGCCCAGCGGCCAGCGGGTCCCAGGCGGGCTGGTTGGTGTGAGCAGAGAGGGCCTTGTTGCAGGTCCGACTGCTGTCCCGGGTCACTGGGGAGACCCTCCTGGGAACGACCCAGAGCCTGCTGACCGGGGCCACCGGGGCCACTGCTGCCCTGCCACCCCAGGAAGGGCCACCAACCACGACAGCCCATTGCCTTCATGACCCCTGTGAGCTCATGCGGATGACAGCAAGGGCATCTGCGGGGCGCTCGCTCTGGCTCAGTAGCCGGTGCGGGACAGGACGGACCAGAGGATGGGACAAGCCAGCGCCCGGGACCCACGTGCTCATCAGCCCTCACCGCTCGGCCCCGGAGACGGGCTCGGGGGGCTGGATGACTGGCTCTTGATgttgctcaggtcacgatctccctgGGGCTGAGCTCCCCGTCaggcgggctccacactgacagtgcggagcctgcttgggattctcgctccctctctctgcccttgccctgtgCACACGTGGGATAAcgaacaaacaaataataaataaacacataaataaaaagcaagcaagctcattccttcactttcagtgtAAATCCatgaccctccctcccccccgttaaaaaatttaccatttttttagattttctccttttatataaatatttgaagtatttGTTTCTGTAgttatattttctgcttttcaagTAACTAGTCCTTTTCCCCCCTAAGTCTGGATTTAGTTTATTTTCTGCTCCATAACATCAGGTTTTACCTTCTTTCTTGAAAACTCTCTGCTGAATTCTCTTGTTGGTGTTGCTACTCATCATGTGAAGTCTGGAGTTGAATATGTCGGTCAGTCGTCCTTGGTCTTTCTTGAATTcctatcggggcgcctgggtggctcagggggttcaGTGTAAGATCCTTGGTTGTGCTCAGGTCGCGctctcccagtctgtgggctggagccccccaccctgcttggggctctccccctctctccccttctcctgctgtGCTCATCGGCGCAAACAcacgctctctcttcctctcaaaaataaataaacatttaaaacattcttatcAAAGCATTTAAGTCTTGCATTTGCGTccctttatttaagtttatttatcttgagaatgagaaagagcaagagagcgtgtgccagcaggggaggggccgagagagggggagagagagtcctgacaggagcttgaactcacgaaccataagatcatgacccgagcagaaaccaAGTCAGACTCGCAActccctgagcccccaggcgcccctcatttgctTCTTTTAAGCCAGTGGCTGCGCCCGACTGGCGCTGATAAGGACAGTCCCCTGCGCCCCTCACTAGTgtcatttcacttttatttcctcctttaaccaaatacatttttaatttgcaaagtGCATAACGTTTTCTCCTTGGGCTACACTCTTCcagtttactttctttttttattacccTGGGCTCAGAAAAAGATGATCATATTCTGTGAATAATTTACTGATATTTGGGGGGGGTCGAGGTCTAATTAAACTGCTGTCGATGTTCACGGGCTTTGGTGAGGGGCCTGCTAGGACGCTCGCTGGCCCACCCACGTGGGGGGCTGCAGAGTCCACAGGGCGGCTGGTCACCGGGGCAGGGCTGAGGGCCTCCTGAGTTGGGTGAGTCCCCGGCGTCAGCTGCACGGAGAATCCTCGCCAGTCCTggagggcccagggaggggccacACTGGAACCCAGAATAGGCCGTGGAGGGTCCAAAACCCTCAACAAGCATGGCAGTCCACTAGGGGTGCTCTGAAAAGGGGGAGACAAGGGACACCTACCTGCACCCGCACCATCCTCTCCTCCTGCTTTCTGATCTCCTGCTGGGCCTCCCACTGGCTGAAACCAGCCCAGGACCCAGAGAGGTGAGCCCCAGGGACAGCGTGGGCACAGGCTGACTGGGGAAGCAGGAGCCAGGTCCCTGGTGAGGTGCCCATGACGGGACCTCCCGGCAGCCTCTGCACCCGTCACCCCTGCTCTCCATGCCGGCCGGCGACAAAGTCCACCTTGGAGttttccccaccccagcccagctcaTTGCAGGCAGGGGGGTGTCCTGATGTCCTGGCCACACCGAGCAGACAGCAGCTTaaggacacagagagggacagcCCTTCCCGTGCCCTCCCTCTACAAGCCCCAGACACAGCTCAGAACTTGTCGGGTCTTTGAGGGTCTGCAGGGGACAGAAAGGGGAGCTCCATGATGTGGGACTCCGACTGACCTTCAAGGACCTCCTTCAGGTCTGGTCACACAAGGGGCCCCCCCGGAAGCCGCTGATCTGCGGACTcggccccacaatgggctctgccgGGCTGCCGCCGGCCAGACACTGAGTCAGCAGCTGGCCCGCAAACAGCCCAGCAGGGCGGCCACACGCAGGGCAGGTCCCCTCCGGGCCCCCCAGGCCAGAAGCCCATCCGCTTGGGGCCTTGCCAATCTCCACCCAGCTCTGCGGGGTCCCGCCCttggccccaggctcccaggtcTGACGCCCAGGCCCCCCTGCAGCCATTTCACCCCTCACAGCATGGGACAGAACATCAGCAGTGAAGTGACAGCAGGGCTTGCAAAGGGACAGTGTTCTCCCAGTACcgcctcctccctgctgccctctgGGGAGCGGCTGGGAGGGGGCTGCCCACCAGGGCCTCCAGGAATGACGGCCTGGACTGGGGAATGGGTTTTCAGCCAAGGGTCTGACTTCAGGCACCCTGACCCCCAGGGGCCTTTTCAAGTCTTCCAGCCTTGATTTCCTCCTGGGCAAAATGGGGCTGATACCTGTGCCTCCCTCCTCGAGAGCAGGAGGAGACCCAGATCGGTTATTCAAAAGTAAGCACTTGGCAAATTCTGGCCCAGGTGCTGGGAGCATtaggggcagggggcgggggcggggggcctggACTCTGCCCGCTGCCCCTCTGTGTTCCCACATACCCAGCCTGGTCGACAGTCATGGCTCTAGGACTCTGGTCTGTGGTCCGCTCCCCGGgggccctccttcccccccccccccccccccccccccccccccccccccccccccccccccccccccccccggcccaggCCAGGGGCTCCCAttcaccccgcccccacctctgcagCCCGGAGTAGTGCAGGAAACCTGTTCACAGTTTTGCTGAGGTTCCGGAATGTTCTGCCCGTGTGCTGGCCTGCCAGCCTGGGGAGGCTGTGCCCAGTCCTGTTCTCAGCTTACACACTGCCTGTTGGCTcgtttgttttacttttccccAAACCCAAACACGGGCACTGTCCCCACTTTAAACACAAGGACCACAGGCTCTCAGGGGATGGAACAAATGCAAACTCAGAGGATGGGAACGTTCCATCCAGTGGCAAAGGCAGGAAGGCTGNNNNNNNNNNNNNNNNNNNNNNNNNNNNNNNNNNNNNNNNNNNNNNNNNNNNNNNNNNNNNNNNNNNNNNNNNNNNNNNNNNNNNNNNNNNNNNNNNNNNGTCCCTTAAGACATGGCCCCGTCCCCGCCCGCGGGGCTCCCACCCGACTTCGGAGCCAAAATCACTGTAATTTGGGGAGGTGACAGCTGTCCCAGCACCTCCCCGCCAAACGGTCCAAttgtcacttctttttctttccggTCTTGTCACTCTAACTTCTGTTTtgcatgatgatgatgatcatgatgacCACATCCGTCCTTCGATTTAcaagtttggttttattttttccattcggGATCATGCTATTTCTCACCGAGAATGTCTGTCTGCAGTTCTGGACAATGCGAAGCCAAGATTTCTTCAAATACTGTTTCAATGTCTCTCCACTCCTCCTTCCAGAATTTCTGGAGCCTTTCGCAAACACAGGTGACAGGCTTCTCCCCGCCCACTGCCCCCTTCGGCTTTTCTGGAGCACGGGCCCTAGGCTTCACTTACCCGCCAGGCAGGGGCCTCAtggtttgcttttcttcccaACTTTGCTCAGACCAGGGTGACCCCAGTTGGACCTGGCCTTGCCATCCTGATGCCCACAGCTCTCCCGCTAGCCCGCACCCTGTCCCCACCTTATTCTCCAGGTCCCCTCTGCTCCCGCCACCGCGGTGTGCAGACTTCCCAAGCCCGGCTCACCCTGAGGGGCTCAGCTGGGCGGCCCCCACGCCGCGGGGTTGAGTCCCCTCCCGTctgtggcacctgagtggtttaGCTCTTCTGTTGGCAAGTTCGGTTTGTGTGGGCTCCATTCTGTGATCTATTTTTccacaatttgtttttattaagttaaGCCTTTTGAAATGACCATTGTTTTGTAGGTAAAAATAGTTGAACATTATTCATCTCATGATTTAACCTAATGTTTGGAGCGACCAGGGGGTCTTCCCAGATTGCTTAGTGGCACCGAAGTCTATAGCTCTGATgggatttttaaaacttgatttcTAATGTAGAATTTATTAATACGGTCGgttcagaatggttaaaaaagaaaggaaaggtgaaAGTGGGTCTTAATGTCTACTCTTAGAGCCACGGGAATAGAAAATATATCTATGTACCCAGAGAAGATGAGAAAGTGCAAACTGTACAGAAAGACAGTAGAAATAGGTTTAAAAGaggcctcctcctctcctctcccctgccctctcctcacccttcctctcctctccttcccctcttcccctccctcctctctttgcccctcctctcctctcctcacccctcctctcctcacctgtcctctcccctcccctcccctcctcgccccTCCTCGCCCCAACAGTAGTGGCAGCCTTGGCAAACACTGTCTCCAGGTCCTCCTGCTTCCCTTCAGGAGAACAGGATGGGAGGGAGGTTTCATGCACACCTTCTGTG
Protein-coding sequences here:
- the LOC115288686 gene encoding uncharacterized protein LOC115288686, producing MTHRKLPHRDALQSWVSSWLQLEPRELQVPGRVSQEPVGPGHRRGVWPPLGDFSGRRAAAFAKLLGFHPRRCGPSSLTFHITKLGRLRSRSSPRLCGRAGRPVPTVTVLFAEASPGAGSLAHPDLLSQDVAVDECPLTPEKRCDPSGETGGRSHDAARPRLNPNLDRQPLKRHFLEKSGKFVSGQASDAAAGHVCRSALEGLGEVTHCLRFALRLSRKLSQNSDNLTKERRARVGGSGADGGSKAGEFPSLEILLNSECVSRAGSATPSLLSVPASAVTATVSPPGSGRRRSLSPCSHPEHSGARNSSLGQESGRPATTWDRRAPTQTFCRARPPADPLLTSASPALRGFGEAPCGASV